In Cicer arietinum cultivar CDC Frontier isolate Library 1 chromosome 7, Cicar.CDCFrontier_v2.0, whole genome shotgun sequence, the genomic window TAAGTTTTTATGGCAAATGAGAATTTTTGTTTGTAGCGTATTAGAGTAAAGTACTCGTTGTACTCCCTTTCTAGATAAATTTtgcttaaaaaatttaaaagattaatgaataataactatattatatattatatgtgtaaggaaaaaagaaagaaagctTTATGAACAAATATCTGCAATGTACTGGAATAtgctaattttttatataagaaaattgaataTGCTATTAAAGTATTAATCCTAAATCATAAGATTCAATATTCTTTtgagtaattattataaaataaaaattaatgagtACCAAGGTGTGTACGTTCAACAGTGTACCTCTCGGGAAGATTCGACAATCGTACTCCACAGTTTGTTAGGATACACAAAatctttcatttttataatttcaattaataaatgaaaaatataaacacaagcccatttatttaattttttaatatttcatgtTTTCAAGAGTATTATTAACGTAATTTCAAATCAGAAATGGCTtcctaaaaattattatacacaGATCCAAAAGACttaattaaaagaaaactaAGTTATATAAGTATGATAGAAATTGATCAACCGAAGAGAAAGAGGGATCAAGTTAATCACACTTAattgtaataatactttatttttattttttaatatatataagaaaCAAGCCAACAAATTAAGCATAGTACAAAATTAAGTCCTCAACATAATTAACATGCATCCTCTCCTAAGCTTCCACAAAGACACAAAACTGAGATTATCCAAAACTACTAATTGGCTTGACGTACACAATCATAGCaattaacattaattaaatgTTAAGAAACAAGACTATATTAATCTTGCTTCCTCAATTGTGTGTAGAATCTCTTTATGAACGCTTCCGCCGCCTTGTCCACCTCGGCCTCCGTGTCGGTGTCGTGCAACGGGAACGGCGAGTCCGTCACCCTCAATTGCCTCACATTAGGAGTCCGGCCGAACCCCGGCAGTGCCGGGGAAGCCTCCACCATCACTTCGCGGTTATTTACCATGTTTTCCAACACAACCTTAACAACATTAACCGCCACAGTTTCTTCTTCGAGTGTGTGAGGTGCATGAGCACACGCGAAAAAGTTGTTGTGGCGGTTTCGCTTGTTGTTGTTAAGGGCAAATATGTAATTTGGTGTGTTGCTACAGCTAAACTCATACTCCCTTGTGGTAGAGAATTTTTGGGTTGTGTCGTTGTTGCGGCGGCTTGAGGTGGAGCCACCGTGGTGGTGAGGGAACATGAGGTTGGTGATGGCTTTTCCGGCGAGTTTGCTACGGCGTTTGAGCATCATGTTGAGATCCATCATTAGTTTTCCCTTTGATATGCCTTTTCTTAACATGAATAAGGCCACACGTATCATGCTCCACATTCTCTTTGTTATTATTGGTATGTTGTTTTCCATTTTCTAATAGTTTTTACTTGGTAATTGGAATTTTTATTAGAAGGAGAGAAAGAGGTAGCTAGAGAGATTTTTTTTAGGGAGAGATAgtgagtgagagagagagatataAAGATTGAGTCACAAAGGAATGGGTTGAAGAGGAAGGGTAATGTATGAATTTATATATGTGAATGTAGTGGGGAAAAGGAGGGGAAGAGAAACGTGGTTTTTTGTGTGTTTGAATAAACCTCCCTAGAAATTGAATAACCCGTGGGTACATAAGATATTTAGTGCTATACTTTAGTTctagctttttatttttatttcattttattcaatTGACTATGATTGGTGGGTGGAGTTGCCTTAAGAGGTTAGACTTGAACCTCACGTGAGATTGTGAGAACTCTCACGTGACTTTTAAAAATTGTGGACGAAAATTCGTAATGGACaatgctttttaaaataattaatcatgcAATTAAAATGTGTACAAATTtaacctaaaaaaaattaatataaagattaatcatattttttttgggAATTGATTATTCTCGCGAGATAATTTTACCATAAATCATCACTAATGATTTTGATTGTTTGAATAACAACAAATTTTCTATTAAATGACTATAATAAAACATTTCTCCTTTAATATAAGTAATACACATAACCAGTGGCGGAACTTGAGCGAAAAATTTGGGGTGGCCGACATAATTCACTCTCACAAATTTTCCTCATGaaaaaaagaatcaattcttCTACTCTTCTACTCTTCTTAGTTCTCACAAACTCatttaaatcaatcaattcaataaacataaaacatcttatattcaacaaaaaaaaaaaaaactttataagacaaaaaaactcaaacaaaaatgcaacaaaactcaaacaccttgtgtgcaaaaaaaaaaaactcacacacataaaatcaaacaccttatgtgcgacaaaaaaaattcaaacactttatattgacATAaactcaaacaccttatgtgcaacacaaaaactctaaaCAAAACTCAGCTAATTaaaactccaaatcaaaatttcaaactccaaatcaaaactctaaactcaacaataacaatataagctttaaattttattctaacaaaaatcaaacctaacaaaaaaacactaattaacAACAATCAgcaataacaaaatagaaattcgAACATTTTGAACAAAGCAGCAACGAGATCTAGAGACAGATGACTGATGAGGTTGCGGCGAGTAGAGAGGGAGCGACGAATGGCCACGGACAGAGGCAGTCAGGCAGACGAACGATTGGCCGCAGCGAGCGATTTCGCGAGCGAGCAGACGAGCGATTTCGTAGAGAGACGACCGCACGTTTGTCTTGATTCATGAATCTGATTATGGAGGAGGGAGAGAGGAAGGCTGGAATTTGTAAGCAAAAGGGAGAGAAGGAGAGAGGAAGGCTGGATGGAagagagaggaagaaagagaaaactgAATTAGGTTTAGGtatgtttgtaattttttatttttaagatggacattttagtcattgtgcctataaatttttttttttggggtgGCCGCGGCCCCCTTAGTCCCAAGGAAGCTCCGCCCCTGCACATAACCGTGGAGAGATTTTGCATGATATATCACtgctatatttttttactcaataatCATGGATACATCATTAACAAccatatttcaatatttttaatatatatatatatatatatatatatatattgaattatttttcttaatagaTTAAAAcacctattttttaaaataaaaaatcataataagaTATTGACCCATTCATGAAGAAGGGCCCAAAGATAATGGCTTTAGCAGCCTTACCCAATGACCGGCATTGTATGTAGGCTTATCCATCGTTTTAAATAAGAGTAACTTTTAGAAAGTTAGCTTTTGTACTCTCTCAATTAAACTTCTACCTTTTAATTTGTTCAAAATCTAATATTAtccttaaaaatttcatttatgtgagtggtaaaaaaaaattacttcaaaatCTCACCCCTTCAACTAAATTTTCAGTAGGTAATTTTTCGTAATTAAATTTCCGATAGGTAACGGAAATTTGCtcattgaaatttccggtagttaaaaTTACAATACCAGAAATTTGCTCATTAAATTTTCCGGTAGTTAAAATTACaataccagaaatttcaaatttccggtagctagcggaaatttcaaaattttgaaaaatccagTAGTTATATTCCTTCACTGGAAATTtctgttttttaaaatttccagGAGTTAATATTCTGACCTAGGAATTTCAAACATCCGatagttgttaatttttttttttgaaatagggaTGGAAAAGACACAAccagtatttatagatttaactgaagccttcacaattgatcaaatttttgagtcacgagaagctATCATATCATGGGCAACTGATCTAACGtcgtcaagagtaatagtcatttcaccaaatggcaGGTGAAATGAGTTAGTCTCTGCGTGCCATCTCTCAGCAAAAGCAGAAATCATATTACCGTCAATCATGTGCAAACTACATCTTCTGAGATGACGTAATCCAGATATATTAATCTAATAATCTATCTGAGcatgtaatatatatatgatatcaATGAATTTGTTTTGCTTTTTGCCATTTGAAACAACTTTCAAGACACGTCTatcctgtttaattaaaaataacacacaataatttataatctaaatatacaattatatattaaagattccatatttaaatatacaattaaaaatcacacacaataacttataatctaaaatcaactttgtaataacctatactacaaatatattataatatataaaataaattatttactaacatgTCCATTCCACACATTTATTGCAATATGGTGCTCGTAATCCTTAAGGACAGAAAAATCATAAGGACCTCTATGAAACATGGGTTCTTCAGGTTGGTGATGATgaccatgttcatcatcaaactgGTGTTGTTgatcatgttcatcatcaaacacatcATCTTGATGCGGCTGCTGATCCTGTTCTTCATCAAACACATGATTTTGTTGAAACTCACGCGTCTGCATTTCTttgtttctctttctttttttttcaactgcagctctcctatttgattgtgtaggagGTCGAACTCGAGAATGATCAACGTTTGTTTTTCAACGACAAATGAAATTTTCGGAAATGCCATCCAGAAATTTGAATTTTCGATATTGAAAATAAGTAATGgaattttcaaatttccggtgaatACTCCGAGATATTTCacttttgaaatttccggtgtTCATTTTTAACTATCGGAAATTCCGTTCTTCTTGAAATTCCcggtaaatttatttttttctaaaacttACTTTTCCAGAAATATCAAATTGGGGGGTataattgttttgattttttacttatttagat contains:
- the LOC101511390 gene encoding uncharacterized protein; amino-acid sequence: MENNIPIITKRMWSMIRVALFMLRKGISKGKLMMDLNMMLKRRSKLAGKAITNLMFPHHHGGSTSSRRNNDTTQKFSTTREYEFSCSNTPNYIFALNNNKRNRHNNFFACAHAPHTLEEETVAVNVVKVVLENMVNNREVMVEASPALPGFGRTPNVRQLRVTDSPFPLHDTDTEAEVDKAAEAFIKRFYTQLRKQD